A segment of the Halovivax limisalsi genome:
GCTCCGTCACGCCTTTGGTCGCGGGCGACCACAATCGGGTATGGAACGCGCAACGTTCGGCGGCGGGTGTTTCTGGTGCGTCGAGGCCGCGTTCGAGGAGATCGACGGCGTCGAGTCGGTGACCTCGGGCTACGCGGGCGGTCACGACGAGGACCCGACGTACCGCGAGGTGTGCAGCGGCACCACCGGCCACGCAGAAGTCGTCCAGCTGACGTTCGACCCCGACGCGATCACCTACGAGGAACTGCTCGAGGTGTTCTTCACGATTCACGATCCCACGCAGCTGAACCGCCAGGGACCGGACGTCGGCTCGCAGTACCGCTCGATCGTGCTCTACCACGACGAGGACCAGCGCGACCTGGCCGAGGACTACGTCGAGGCCCTAGAGGAAGCGGGCGGCTACGACGACGAGATCGTGACCGAGATCGAGCCGCTGGAGACGTTCCACCGCGCCGAGGACAAACACCAGAACTACTTCGAGAAGAACCCGAACGACGCCTACTGCAGGATGCACGCCCAGCCGAAGATCGAGAAGGTTCGGGAAGCGTTTCGGGAGAAAGTCCGCGCTTGAGGCCCGGGATCCCGTAGTTACCCCCAGCCCGTTCGCC
Coding sequences within it:
- the msrA gene encoding peptide-methionine (S)-S-oxide reductase MsrA is translated as MERATFGGGCFWCVEAAFEEIDGVESVTSGYAGGHDEDPTYREVCSGTTGHAEVVQLTFDPDAITYEELLEVFFTIHDPTQLNRQGPDVGSQYRSIVLYHDEDQRDLAEDYVEALEEAGGYDDEIVTEIEPLETFHRAEDKHQNYFEKNPNDAYCRMHAQPKIEKVREAFREKVRA